One Companilactobacillus farciminis KCTC 3681 = DSM 20184 genomic window, TCCAAGTAGTTACCTTGCCAGTTGAATTCAATGCTTCTGGTCGTGCTATTAAGATTTTGAGCTCAGGTGAAATGCTCGACAGCGATGAAGTTCCCATGGTTAAACAAGTACTTTTCTCAGCTGCTTTAACTTATGTCGCCGCTGCTATTTCAACTGCTCTACAACTACTACGTTTAATTATTATCTTCGGTGATAACCGTAATTAAATAAATTAACATTTATGAGGAATCATGATTCGATATCGTGATTCCTCTTTTTTGATTTTGCTTGATAGAAGTGGGATGAAAGCGGTGTTATAATATTCTTAGGATTTAAATGCATGCTCGAATTATTCCTAGACTTCTTTCTACGAGATATAGACGAACCTACCTAAAAATTCCACATACACGACGTCCTGGTTGAGCTTATTCAATGTATATCAAATAATGAAGGAGTGACTTCTATGTTCCATTCGTATTTGAAATTAGGCCCCAGAGATGGAGTAATGTTGATTTCGGTTATCATTATGCTAGTTTTAACATTGATTTTTAAATGGTCGGTATGGGAATTCTCATTATCTATTATTGCGATCATAGTTGCATTTTTAGCTGGCAGAATGAAACCAAATGAGAAGAAAGTACTTGCTTTCTTGAAAAAATAGCTCAAATTCTTATTATCAAAAAAAGCCCATAAATTGGGCTTTTTTTATTTTATTTTAAAACTCTAAAAATTAGATTTTATGAGCATTTTGAAGTAAACTTTCTAGTAAGAATAATAGAGGGGAATTTATTTTATGATTGATATTTGGATCATTTGGCTAATTCTCATTATCTTACTAGTCAATACAATTTCAGCACTGATCACTGTCTTCCACAGGCCTCGTAATATCGTTACTACTTGGGCTTGGATTTTAGTTCTCGTGTTATTACCAATTGTCGGATTCCTTATATATGCTTTCTTGGGTCGTGGGATTGCTCAAGAAAAAATCTTCAATATTAGCCGACAAGAACATTACAGTTTAAGCCAACTAAAGAAAATGGCCATAGCTGCTCAAAAGCGTCCTCAAAACGCCTCTCGTTACGATGAGACGCGTTATGCCGACCATATAATAAGCTTCTTCAATGAGACCGAAGAAGCGCCACTAACGCGTCACAATGAGATTGAGCTATTCTTTGATGGGCAAGAAAAGTTCAAAAACATGTTTGAAGATATCAAAAAAGCCAAAGAAACTGTTCACGTGGAATACTACGCTTTTATCAAGAGTAATATCGGTGATCAGTTCTTAGACTTATTAACTCAAAAAGCCAAAGAAGGTCTCGAAGTCAGAATCCTTTATGATCCATGGGGTTCTGGTGGAACTAAGCCTAAATACTTCAAGAAATTCCAAGCCGCTGGTGGTGAAGTTTTACCATTTATCACCTCTAAAAATGTGATTGCTAAAACTCGTTTGAACTATCACTTGCACAGAAAAATCGTTGTTATCGATGGTACAATTGGTTGGATCGGTGGATTCAACGTTGGTGATCAATACGTCAACACTACTGAGAAATTCGGTTATTGGCGTGATACCCATTCAAGAATCTTCGGTGCCGCTACATTGTTGTTACAAGAGCGTTTCTTCCGTGACTGGAATGCTTCTCTAGACCGCAGTGCTGAACCGTTAGAGTTCTTGGAAAAATACTTCCCATCTGATAAATTCAATACCGATGCTAACTTACCTATCCAAATCATTTCTGACGGGCCAGATAACCGTGAAGAAATCCTAAAAGATGGTTTCATCGATATGATTGTCAGTGCCAAGAAGAGTGTCTGGATTCAATCACCTTACTTAGTACCTGACGATGCTATGTTCACTGCCCTAACGATTGCTGCAAGGTCTGGGGTCGACGTCAGGATCATGATTCCATGTATGCCTGATCACCCATTTATCTATCGTGCAACTCAATATTATGCTAATTTACTAACGACTTACGGAATCAAAATTTATAGTTATCAAAAAGGTTTCTTACATGCCAAAACATCTGTCTTTGATGATAAAATATGTTCTGTAGGTTCAATGAATCACGACTTCAGAAGTTACTCACTGAACTTTGAAGCTAACGCCTTTATTTACGATGCCAAAGTCGCACATCAAATTACTCGTTCCATCAAAAAAGATATGGATGACTCAATTCTTTTGACACCAGAAATTATCAAAGAACAAGGTATGTGGCTCCACTTTAAACAAAGATTTTCACGACTCTTATCACCAATTCTGTAGAGAATATCACAAAAGAGGACCAAGTCTAACTTGGCCCTCTTATTTTTGAGAATTCTATTTTTTATCAGATCTAAATTCTTCTTTAACTTTGATAGTTGGAGATATAGATTGGGCTTGCTTTTCAGCATCTGTTAATGGTGCTTTCAAATGCGCAGTTCTTTCTTTATCAGTAGGTAACAAACTAAGCATATGTTCAAAAGCTCTTTCTTCTTGAGTAGAATCGTCAGCCTTATAATATCTCATCAAAGAAATTGTAAATTCAGCTCGATCCAAATCGTTGAATGGCAAAGTCAAATAATTCTCGTCTTCCCAAGTATCAAAGGCAGCATTTGCTGCAATTAAAGCCGTTCTCTTATTACCATCCTGGAAGGGTTGCAATTTAGCTAAACTAGCAAATACTTTCCAAGCATCTTTTTCTGATTTATTAGATTTATTAAAAATCTCCACGATTTCTTGTAGATCTTGACGAGTAACTACTGCTGGTGGTCTGTAATAATCGTTTACTGAAGAATTAGGGGCAGTCGCAATCGCAATGGCATCGTCTGAATTGTAGTATTCATTTCTTAAATGACCGGGCAAATCAGGTTCTTCTTCAGAGGGTGAATCAAAACTTTTATTAATGGCAATGATTCCATCAACGTTAAAACCTATTTTTTTGATAGCCTTGATGCCAGACAACGCATCCTCAAAGATTGCCACATCATCATTATTTTGATTCAAGGGTTTACTAGAACCAATGTCCAAGGCTCGTTTAGTTTGTGCAACTGTACTGCCATAACCATTCAAGCTTCCTAAAGAAGTGATGAATCTTGCCAATCTAGTGTTATCCATTTTGTTATCTCCCTTCTGCTATTTTTACTTATCTTGGAGCCATTATATCAAAGAGAATTTTTCTATAACAATATTATAGACATCATCTATTAAGAAAGGATAAATTTAATGACTTACTTTATCGTAGTTTTAATCGCCTTATTTGGAGCTTTGATGCGGACTGTTTTTGGATTCGGTGAAGCTCTAGTTACCATGCCGTTACTAGCTTTGATAGCCTTTGACTTACAAACTTCAACTGCTTTGATTGGAGCCTTAGGTTTGATCGTAGCAGTTCCAGTAGCTTTGAAATATCGCCAACACATCGATTTAGCAACTCTCAAACGACTAGTTATCGGTTCAATTTTGGGAATTCCCGTTGGTATTTTGATTATCAAGCTCGGTTCTCCACAAATCATCATGAAAGTATTAGGGAGTTTTATCGTAATTTATGGTGTATACAATCTCTATGCTTTAAAACGTCAAAAGACTTCTAATTTAAAAATTAATGATAAATACGATTATCTAGCTGGAATCGTTTCGGGAATTTTGGGTGCTTCATTTAACAGCCACGGCGTTCCCATCGTTGTCTACGGTACAGCTAAAAAATGGGACGCTGACAAATTACGTGGCATCTTACAAGGGCATTTCGTCTGCGTCGGTAGTTTGGTCGTTTTGAGTCAATTAGCTTCTGGTATGTGGAATATTGAAGTTGTCAAATTGCTCGCAATGGTCATCCCTTTATTGTTAATCGTGATACCACTAGGAAATTGGATCAATTCAAAAATCGACAGCCAGCATTTTACTAAGTACGTTTACATGGTCTTGATTATTTTTGGATTAATTTTATTGCTAAAACGTTGATTTTTTGTAGTTAGAAATTTCTCTTTACGTTATACTTACTGCACAAATTATTACAAAAGGGGAAATCTATGAACGAAACTGGAAGAGCCGTACCAAATGAAATCAAAGGTTGGAACTGGGGAGCCTTTATGTTTAATTTTATCTGGGGAATTGGTAACAAAACCTATTTACCACTACTCTGCTTGATTCCAATTTTTAACATTTTTTGGATCTTCGTCGTTGGATTTAAGGGTAACACTTGGGCTTGGCAAAAAGGCAACTATAGCGATGTGGAAACTTTTAAAGCGGTTCAAGCAACTTGGAATCGTGCCGGAATATTCCAATTCGCCCTTGCCGTATTAGTAGTACTTCTTTACTTCTTCATCTTTGCGGCAATGATTGGTTCACTTTTATCTGATTATTAACAAAAAGGACTTCGCCAGAATGTATTACACTCTAGTGAAGTCCTTTTTTGATAGAATAAATTCTATTCATATATTCGATTAACGACTTTTTGATGGTATAAATCGTTTCCCTGTCCCCAGAAAATAAAGCTTAGTGAAACGTATACGACCGCTAAAATGACGTTTAAAACATCAAATTTCATGTAATTAGTTAACATTAAACTAATTATGAAAATAATTGAAATTACTGGTTCGATAGCTCCCAACCAAACGTGTGAATTATTTGCTAAAACATATTTCTCAAGGATTAGAGACGTAATAGAACCTATAACAAAAATAATACCCATAATAATTACACCCCCATAATTAATCAGCGTATATTATCGTATCACAATTATTTTTCTGAAATAATCGCAAAAGCTCATGAAAACGTATCCAAGTGAAAATGTACCCTTTTTTAACCGACATATTGGATAATTAACTTCTGGGGGAAATAACTTTGTACACACAAATTGATATTTATGAACTACTAAACTTACTGACTAAAAAGCTCGGACCACAAAACTGGTGGCCAGCTGAAAAAACTGAAGAAATGCTTTCGGGAATGATTTTGATCCAAAATACTAACTCAAAGAACGTCGCTAAATCATTAGATAACCTCAAAAAAGCAACTGACTTTGAAGCTGACAAAATTTTGCAATTATCCGCTGCTGACTTAGAACAATTAATTCAACCTAGTGGGTTCTTCCACAATAAGGCTATCTACTTACGTTCACTCTTAACTGCCTACGTGAATGATTTCGACGAATGGGAAAAACTTCCCACCAATCTTCTTCGCAAAAAACTACTCGCTCTCAAAGGTATCGGCAACGAAACAGCTGACGTGTTACTGCTCTACTACTTCCATCGCCCTGTCTTTGTAGCCGACAACTACGCCATGAAACTCTTCACTCAACTGCATACTTTTACAAAACGGCCCACTTACATGCAGCTTAAAAATGCCGTTCAAAAGGACTTCAAAATGGATTCTAAACAAGCTGAAGAATTGCACGCTTTAATCGATGAATTCGGCAAACTCAAGAGTGACTATTTTCGTGATTATCAACTATTATTGCCAGGTTTAACGACCTATAATTCCGTAAAAGAATAGGTGGATGATGTCCTTTTCGTGATTTTTTAAGGCTACGACAGCATTTTCACCAGCATTCATTGAATAATTAACAAACAGATCCAAGAAAATCATTGCACCCTCATTAGTTACCTCGTCACTCAAAATCCCTTCTTGGCGTCCTTGATCCAACAACTTAAACCAGAAATTACGTTTGTATTGGTTATAGACTTTTACAACACTGTTATCACCATTTTGACTACTGAATTCTCGCTGTAAAAACATCGCAAAATCATCATTGATGTCATCAGCTAAACTCGAACCACTATTCATCATTGTTTTCATCTTTTCGACAAATGACAGTGAGTCATCATCCAACAATTTGTCATATTCTGAATAACCGTCAACAATTAATTTAATAATAACTTCTCGTCCTAAAGCTACTTTACTAGGAAAATACTTATACAACGTCACTTGAGAAGACTGTGCCTCTTTAGCAATATTTGCTATGGAGGTTTTTTTATAGCCTTTTTCCAAAAATACTTTGGTTGCTGCATTTAAAATTGTCTGTCTTTTATCTTTTTTACGTTTTAAATTATTAGTCATAATAAATTCCTCGAAAAATTTTTTATTAAATATTTCAGTTTTTGGCTTAATCTATCAATCTTTCTAAAATCGACTCCCAAAATAGTTCAAAAGCCCATTATTCCGCGATTGACAAGCATAATACCCAGTTTTAATATACTCGGTAAATAGTGAACTATTCAAGAATTATATTTCATTTTTAGAGGTAAATTATTATGTTTAATCAACCAAAACCAACTTTACATGTCAATCACCTTCAAAAGAGATTCGGCAAATTTCAAGCCTTAAAAAATATTACTTTTGATATTTATCCCGGGGAAGTCTTTGGATTTATCGGACCCAATGGTGCTGGGAAATCAACCACGATTCGGACTCTTCTCGGAATCTTGCGGGCATCTGGCGGTAGAGCAACAATCTTTGGACGTGATGTTTTCAAGGATGCCGTCAAAATTCATCAGCATCTAGCCTACGTTCCCGGTGATGTTTACTTGTGGCCTAATCTGACCGGTGGTGAAATCATCGACCTGTTTTTAAAACTCAGCCACAATAGTCACACTCAAAAAACTGACGAGTTAATTAAAAGATTCCAACTCGACCCTACTAAGAAAGCTCGTACTTACTCCAAAGGTAATCGTCAAAAAGTCGCCTTGATTGCGGCCTTATCGACAGAAGCTCAGTTGTATATTTTCGATGAACCTACTTCCGGATTAGATCCTTTGAATGAAGAAGTTTTCCAACAAGAAGTGCTCAAGCTCAAACAAGCTGGCAAAGCTGTTTTACTGTCGAGTCACATCTTATCCGAAGTAGAAAAAATGTGTGACCGAATCGGCATTATTCGTAACGGTGAAATCGTCGAAACTGGCACATTGGAACAAATGAGACATCTGACTAGGACTGTCATCAAAGTCCAGACTGCCGAACCTACCCCTGAACTGCCAACTTTAATTGGTGTTCATAACGTCG contains:
- a CDS encoding TetR/AcrR family transcriptional regulator, whose translation is MTNNLKRKKDKRQTILNAATKVFLEKGYKKTSIANIAKEAQSSQVTLYKYFPSKVALGREVIIKLIVDGYSEYDKLLDDDSLSFVEKMKTMMNSGSSLADDINDDFAMFLQREFSSQNGDNSVVKVYNQYKRNFWFKLLDQGRQEGILSDEVTNEGAMIFLDLFVNYSMNAGENAVVALKNHEKDIIHLFFYGIIGR
- a CDS encoding Fic family protein, with amino-acid sequence MDNTRLARFITSLGSLNGYGSTVAQTKRALDIGSSKPLNQNNDDVAIFEDALSGIKAIKKIGFNVDGIIAINKSFDSPSEEEPDLPGHLRNEYYNSDDAIAIATAPNSSVNDYYRPPAVVTRQDLQEIVEIFNKSNKSEKDAWKVFASLAKLQPFQDGNKRTALIAANAAFDTWEDENYLTLPFNDLDRAEFTISLMRYYKADDSTQEERAFEHMLSLLPTDKERTAHLKAPLTDAEKQAQSISPTIKVKEEFRSDKK
- a CDS encoding sulfite exporter TauE/SafE family protein, whose amino-acid sequence is MTYFIVVLIALFGALMRTVFGFGEALVTMPLLALIAFDLQTSTALIGALGLIVAVPVALKYRQHIDLATLKRLVIGSILGIPVGILIIKLGSPQIIMKVLGSFIVIYGVYNLYALKRQKTSNLKINDKYDYLAGIVSGILGASFNSHGVPIVVYGTAKKWDADKLRGILQGHFVCVGSLVVLSQLASGMWNIEVVKLLAMVIPLLLIVIPLGNWINSKIDSQHFTKYVYMVLIIFGLILLLKR
- a CDS encoding ABC transporter ATP-binding protein codes for the protein MFNQPKPTLHVNHLQKRFGKFQALKNITFDIYPGEVFGFIGPNGAGKSTTIRTLLGILRASGGRATIFGRDVFKDAVKIHQHLAYVPGDVYLWPNLTGGEIIDLFLKLSHNSHTQKTDELIKRFQLDPTKKARTYSKGNRQKVALIAALSTEAQLYIFDEPTSGLDPLNEEVFQQEVLKLKQAGKAVLLSSHILSEVEKMCDRIGIIRNGEIVETGTLEQMRHLTRTVIKVQTAEPTPELPTLIGVHNVVMENNGSQTLAVDSDHLDAVMDYLSKKQILSIQATPPTLEDLFLRYYDSNEVDQHAN
- the cls gene encoding cardiolipin synthase, with the translated sequence MIDIWIIWLILIILLVNTISALITVFHRPRNIVTTWAWILVLVLLPIVGFLIYAFLGRGIAQEKIFNISRQEHYSLSQLKKMAIAAQKRPQNASRYDETRYADHIISFFNETEEAPLTRHNEIELFFDGQEKFKNMFEDIKKAKETVHVEYYAFIKSNIGDQFLDLLTQKAKEGLEVRILYDPWGSGGTKPKYFKKFQAAGGEVLPFITSKNVIAKTRLNYHLHRKIVVIDGTIGWIGGFNVGDQYVNTTEKFGYWRDTHSRIFGAATLLLQERFFRDWNASLDRSAEPLEFLEKYFPSDKFNTDANLPIQIISDGPDNREEILKDGFIDMIVSAKKSVWIQSPYLVPDDAMFTALTIAARSGVDVRIMIPCMPDHPFIYRATQYYANLLTTYGIKIYSYQKGFLHAKTSVFDDKICSVGSMNHDFRSYSLNFEANAFIYDAKVAHQITRSIKKDMDDSILLTPEIIKEQGMWLHFKQRFSRLLSPIL
- a CDS encoding endonuclease III domain-containing protein, whose product is MYTQIDIYELLNLLTKKLGPQNWWPAEKTEEMLSGMILIQNTNSKNVAKSLDNLKKATDFEADKILQLSAADLEQLIQPSGFFHNKAIYLRSLLTAYVNDFDEWEKLPTNLLRKKLLALKGIGNETADVLLLYYFHRPVFVADNYAMKLFTQLHTFTKRPTYMQLKNAVQKDFKMDSKQAEELHALIDEFGKLKSDYFRDYQLLLPGLTTYNSVKE